A single Lathamus discolor isolate bLatDis1 chromosome 16, bLatDis1.hap1, whole genome shotgun sequence DNA region contains:
- the LOC136022690 gene encoding ATP-dependent RNA helicase DDX19B: MATDSWALAVDEQEAAAESLSSLHLKEEKSKPDANGAVVKVDDNIEKTEDEEKEDRAAQSLLNKLIRSNLVDTTNQVEVLQRDPTSPLYSVKSFEELRLKPQLLQGVYAMGFNRPSKIQENALPMMLAEPPQNLIAQSQSGTGKTAAFVLAMLSRVEPGNKYPQCLCLSPTYELALQTGKVIEQMGKFYPELKLAYAVRGNKLERGQKISEQIVIGTPGTVLDWCSKLKFIDPKKIKVFVLDEADVMIATQGHQDQSIRIQRMLPRDCQMLLFSATFEDSVWKFAQKVVPDPNIIKLKREEETLDTIKQYYVLCSNRDEKFQALCNIYGAITIAQAMIFCHTRKTAGWLAAELSKEGHQVALLSGEMMVEQRAAVIERFREGKEKVLVTTNVCARGIDVEQVSVVINFDLPVDKDGNPDNETYLHRIGRTGRFGKRGLAINMVDSKHSMNILNRIQEHFNKKISKLDTDDLDEIEKITN, translated from the exons ATGGCCACCGACTCCTGGGCCCTGGCCGTGGACGAGCAGGAGGCGGCGGCCGAGTCg TTGAGCAGTTTACacctgaaggaggaaaaatccAAACCAGATGCCAATG GTGCTGTTGTCAAGGTAGATGACAACATTGAGAAGACAGAGGATGAGGAGAAGG AGGACAGAGCTGCCCAGTCCTTGCTGAACAAGCTGATCCGCAGTAACCTGGTTGACACCACAAACCAGGTGGAGGTGCTGCAGAGGGACCCCACATCCCCTCTCTACTCCGTGAAGTCTTTTGAGGAGCTGCGACT GAAACCACAGCTCCTGCAAGGAGTCTATGCCATGGGCTTCAACAGACCATCTAAGATACAGGAGAATGCGCTGCCCATGATGCTTGCTGAGCC CCCACAGAACCTGATTGCACAGTCTCAGTCCGGCACTGGCAAGACGGCTGCCTTTGTCCTGGCCATGCTCAGTCGTGTGGAGCCTGGGAACAAGTATCCACAG TGTTTGTGCCTTTCCCCAACGTACGAGCTGGCACTGCAGACAGGAAAAGTGATTGAGCAGATGGGGAAGTTTTATCCGGAGCTGAAACTTGCCTATGCGGTCCGAGGCAATAAGT TGGAGAGAGGTCAGAAGATCTCAGAGCAGATTGTGATCGGCACTCCCGGCACCGTGCTGGACTGGTGTTCCAAGCTTAAATTCATAGATCCCAAGAAAATCAAAGTGTTTGTGTTGGATGAGGCTGATGTGATGATAGCAACGCAGGGCCATCAGGACCAGAGCATCCGCATTCAGAG AATGCTCCCCAGGGACTGCCAGATGCTGCTGTTCTCAGCCACCTTTGAGGATTCTGTGTGGAAGTTTGCTCAGAAAGTTGTTCCTGACCCAAACATCATCAAACTGAAGCGAGAGGAGGAGACTCTGGACACTATTAAGCAGTACTATGTTCTGTGCAGTAACAGAGATGAGAAGTTCCAGGCTCTCTGTAACATCTATGGCGCTATCACCATTGCCCAGGCCATGATCTTCTGCCAT ACTCGGAAGACAGCCGGGTGGCTTGCGGCAGAGCTCTCCAAGGAAGGCCATCAGGTGGCACTGCTTAGCGGGGAGATGATGGTGGAGCAGAGAGCTGCGGTCATAGAGCGCTTCCGAGAGGGCAAAGAGAAGGTGCTGGTGACCACAAACGTCTGTGCCAGAG gGATCGATGTGGAGCAGGTCTCTGTTGTTATCAATTTTGACCTTCCTGTGGATAAAGATGGAAATCCAGACAATGAGACGTATCTGCACCGGATCGGACGTACGGGTCGCTTTGGGAAGCGAGGACTGGCTATTAACATGGTAGACAGCAAGCACAGCATGAACATTCTCAACAGAATCCAGGAGCATTTCA ACAAAAAGATCAGCAAATTGGATACTGATGACTTGGATGAGATTGAGAAGATCACTAACTGA
- the UBXN10 gene encoding UBX domain-containing protein 10 has product MATAALLNSAPAQLCFPSSTAASSLWSDTTNMHVTRPKSAKGRTRSSFNYSQSTEACPCHVPSSPPPPAPHQLVSSRRALFRKPAFPSSQVSPEEIPELLQHVPLRTSSSLNKYRVLPSIGFKGTGSSTVEAVAEQINRLKVSGKQEDIPKDKTLSGKQESAGTLLESSHKQCPPEKPGGKLSPSAPTLGGLEELPKEESHLLLAVRSPSGQRFEHHFQPTDSLQMVLAMAEQKTSAKYKHCSVETMEVPRRSFSDLTRSLHECGILHKSVLCIRQKEQHDADL; this is encoded by the coding sequence ATggccacagcagctctgctgaactcagcaccagctcagctctgcttcccTTCAAGCACAGCAGCCTCTTCGCTGTGGTCAGACACCACCAACATGCATGTCACCAGGCCAAAATCTGCTAAGGGACGCACCAGGTCCAGCTTCAACTACTCTCAGAGCACGGAAGCCTGTCCTTGCCACGTGCCATCTTCACCgccaccaccagctcctcacCAGCTAGTGAGCAGCCGGAGAGCATTGTTCAGGAAACCAGCGTTCCCATCCAGCCAGGTGTCTCCCGAGGAGATCccagagctcctgcagcacGTGCCTTTGAGGACCTCCTCTTCCCTGAACAAGTACAGGGTGCTCCCCTCCATCGGCTTCAAGGGCACAGGGAGTAGCACTGTGGAAGCAGTGGCTGAACAGATCAACCGGCTGAAGGTAAGCGGGAAGCAGGAGGACATTCCAAAAGACAAAACTCTTTCTGGAAAGCAAGAATCTGCCGGCACATTGTTGGAGAGCTCACACAAGCAATGTCCTCctgagaagccaggagggaaatTGAGCCCTTCGGCACCAACTTTGGGAGGTTTGGAAGAGCTGCCAAAGGAAGAGTCGCATTTGCTGCTTGCTGTTCGCTCGCCCTCTGGGCAGAGGTTTGAACATCATTTCCAGCCCACTGACAGTCTCCAGATGGTCCTTGCCATGGCAGAGCAGAAAACATCAGCCAAATACAAGCATTGCAGTGTTGAAACAATGGAGGTGCCCCGCAGGAGTTTCTCTGACCTGACGAGGTCCCTCCATGAATGTGGGATCCTGCACAAGTCCGTGCTGTGCATCCGACAGAAGGAGCAGCACGATGCTGATCTTTAG